The genomic window GGAGGTCAAGGTCGACAGCCGAGGTCGAGTCGCCGAAGTGTGGCTGGACGACCGAGTGTCTCGTGTCCCGGCGGATCAACTCGCGGAGGCGATTGCAGAGGTGTGCGGTGCGGCGTTCAACGACCGGCTTGACCGCCTGGCCGACGTGATCTCTGACTACG from Mycobacterium kubicae includes these protein-coding regions:
- a CDS encoding YbaB/EbfC family nucleoid-associated protein, which produces MTYDSADFDSLATLLDKVAGEARSEGGLVEVKVDSRGRVAEVWLDDRVSRVPADQLAEAIAEVCGAAFNDRLDRLADVISDYDRTHGLPSGVLDHLHAAIDRLRQ